From Shewanella yunxiaonensis, the proteins below share one genomic window:
- a CDS encoding transposase, which translates to MPFLPDLSRREARWGSRQPTSEQAEFLIAQFGAVRFAYNKALHIKSHMYRKHGVSLSPKKDLKPLLAAAKKSRKYQWLKQFDSIALQQSVINLHTAFDNFFNPKLKAKYPQFKRRHGKQSSYHCVGVKVLDTAIKLPKMQPVKANIHREIIGQVKSITVSLSKVGKFYASILVDDGIEMPSLIHSVSKVTGIDLGLSHFAIQSNGRKTAKPRFVKLAEQNLRRKQRQLSRKEKGSANRAKARLLVAKCHEKVANARADFQHKLSRTLVDENQAIIVETLKSANMMKNRKLAKHIADASWNSFINKLEYKAKEQGKHLIKIDQWYASSKTCHCCGHKMEEMPLSVRQWDCPNCGTPDIDRDLNAALNIRDKGILELKAAGRSFLLMEAA; encoded by the coding sequence ATCCCCTTCCTTCCCGACTTAAGTCGGCGCGAAGCGAGGTGGGGGAGTCGTCAACCAACATCAGAGCAAGCTGAGTTTTTAATCGCTCAGTTTGGTGCTGTGCGTTTTGCGTATAACAAAGCCCTGCATATTAAGTCTCACATGTACCGCAAGCATGGTGTATCTTTAAGCCCTAAAAAGGACTTAAAGCCATTGCTTGCTGCGGCGAAAAAATCACGAAAATATCAATGGCTCAAGCAGTTCGATTCCATTGCGTTGCAGCAATCGGTCATTAATCTGCATACCGCTTTCGACAATTTCTTTAACCCGAAGCTAAAAGCAAAATATCCGCAGTTCAAACGCAGACACGGCAAGCAATCAAGTTATCACTGTGTCGGTGTTAAAGTGTTGGATACCGCGATTAAGCTGCCAAAGATGCAGCCAGTAAAGGCAAATATCCACCGAGAGATTATCGGGCAAGTAAAGAGCATTACTGTCAGTCTAAGCAAAGTAGGCAAGTTCTACGCCTCTATTCTTGTTGATGATGGAATAGAAATGCCTAGCCTTATACATTCGGTGAGTAAGGTTACAGGTATCGATCTAGGCTTATCTCATTTTGCAATTCAATCCAATGGCAGAAAGACTGCGAAACCTCGATTTGTAAAACTTGCTGAACAGAATCTCAGACGCAAACAACGCCAGTTATCAAGAAAGGAAAAAGGCAGTGCAAACAGGGCTAAAGCCCGTTTGCTGGTTGCCAAGTGCCATGAAAAAGTAGCGAACGCTCGCGCTGATTTTCAACATAAACTCAGTCGAACCCTTGTTGACGAAAACCAAGCAATAATCGTAGAGACTCTGAAATCAGCCAATATGATGAAAAACCGCAAATTGGCAAAGCATATTGCTGATGCAAGCTGGAACAGTTTTATTAATAAGCTGGAATATAAGGCAAAGGAGCAAGGCAAGCACCTGATAAAAATAGATCAGTGGTATGCCAGCTCTAAAACTTGCCATTGCTGCGGTCATAAAATGGAAGAAATGCCATTATCAGTTCGTCAGTGGGATTGCCCTAACTGCGGAACACCGGATATAGATCGGGACTTAAATGCCGCTCTTAATATCCGTGATAAAGGGATTCTGGAATTAAAAGCGGCTGGACGGTCGTTTTTGCTTATGGAAGCTGCGTAA
- the cobB gene encoding Sir2 family NAD+-dependent deacetylase — translation MYHHIVVLTGAGISAESGLKTFRDQDGLWEEHRIEDVATPEGYQRDPELVEQFYNHRWEQLNDAAVKPNAAHEALARLEQEFPGKLLLVTQNVDNLHERAGNRKLLHMHGELGKGRCPRSGQIFTLDEPFGPENCCTCCIPAQRLRPHIVWFGEIPISMDRIHDELELCDLFIAIGTSGTVYPAAGFVDIANHHGALTAEVNITAKEPHSLFHLHYQGKASEIVPGVVDKILKGSLFSKT, via the coding sequence ATGTACCATCACATTGTTGTACTTACTGGTGCCGGCATTTCTGCAGAGTCCGGCCTGAAGACTTTTCGCGATCAGGATGGCTTATGGGAGGAACATCGCATAGAGGATGTGGCAACACCAGAAGGTTACCAGCGAGATCCTGAATTAGTTGAGCAGTTTTACAATCATCGTTGGGAACAATTGAATGACGCCGCGGTAAAGCCAAATGCCGCACATGAAGCGTTAGCCAGACTTGAGCAGGAGTTTCCTGGTAAGTTGTTGCTGGTGACGCAGAACGTGGATAACTTACATGAACGTGCTGGTAACCGTAAATTGTTGCATATGCATGGCGAGCTGGGAAAAGGCCGTTGTCCCCGTTCGGGACAGATTTTTACCTTGGATGAACCGTTTGGCCCAGAGAATTGTTGTACATGCTGTATTCCTGCGCAACGTCTAAGGCCTCACATTGTCTGGTTCGGTGAAATCCCTATCAGTATGGATCGCATTCATGACGAGTTAGAGCTTTGCGATTTGTTCATTGCTATTGGAACATCGGGCACGGTTTATCCTGCTGCAGGCTTTGTCGATATTGCTAATCACCATGGTGCCTTAACGGCAGAAGTGAATATTACCGCTAAAGAACCTCACAGTTTGTTTCACCTGCATTATCAAGGAAAAGCCAGCGAAATAGTGCCGGGAGTTGTAGATAAGATCTTGAAAGGAAGTTTGTTTTCTAAGACCTAG
- a CDS encoding RNA-guided endonuclease InsQ/TnpB family protein, with amino-acid sequence MKDVRVIKINIGAPTAAQTLLRLEAGALWRRLVKLHKYCRRKQLSWPTQGQLEKHFKNRFSLHSQTIQALIGKFIANIDSTRAKRKSGDKKARYPWRDKKKFQVVMWKVSAIKRQGNRLSLSNGKTGQKLQVKLPTNLPMGKIVAAELGFRELRITLSNEVVEPLSAGLNVVAGDMGVIHTTVMTDGVKSLGIVGRGLRSLIQGKNRKLAIYSELLSKTKKGSRRNRKLRIAKARMLAKYRQRVHNLLHHTANRMIDFCVEREAGTLVVGDITEMSCGARQKKKGSRRTNQMNSGNPLGQLYNYLAYKGRLKGVTLKMQNEAFSSQFCPVCGKCHKPTGRTYYCRHCGYIGVRDNVGATNQLNKYHHNGRMLENTFIPPDALKYLRPVALRQNVVVRLTVGTLLNTTLNPALTADAVEVNPSVVLDFVA; translated from the coding sequence ATGAAAGACGTTCGGGTTATCAAAATCAACATTGGTGCGCCCACTGCCGCACAAACCCTGCTCCGATTGGAAGCAGGAGCTTTGTGGCGACGTCTTGTTAAACTCCACAAATACTGCCGTCGCAAACAATTGTCATGGCCTACACAAGGTCAGCTAGAAAAACACTTCAAAAACCGCTTCAGCCTCCATAGCCAAACGATACAAGCCCTCATTGGCAAGTTCATTGCCAACATCGACTCAACCCGAGCCAAACGTAAATCCGGTGACAAGAAGGCTCGCTATCCGTGGCGTGACAAGAAGAAATTCCAGGTGGTGATGTGGAAAGTCAGTGCCATTAAGCGCCAGGGCAATCGCTTAAGCCTCTCAAATGGTAAAACCGGCCAGAAACTACAGGTGAAACTGCCGACGAATCTGCCAATGGGAAAGATTGTGGCGGCCGAACTGGGATTCCGTGAGCTACGTATAACACTCAGCAACGAAGTAGTTGAACCATTATCAGCAGGGTTAAACGTGGTTGCTGGCGATATGGGCGTTATTCACACCACGGTCATGACCGATGGTGTGAAATCGCTTGGTATTGTTGGTCGGGGACTTCGGTCGCTGATACAAGGTAAAAATCGCAAACTGGCTATTTATTCAGAGTTGCTATCCAAAACCAAGAAAGGCTCACGGCGTAATCGCAAGTTGCGGATAGCCAAAGCCAGAATGTTGGCAAAATACCGCCAACGGGTGCATAACCTGCTGCACCACACGGCCAACCGGATGATTGATTTTTGCGTTGAGCGTGAAGCGGGAACACTGGTTGTTGGTGACATCACAGAGATGTCTTGCGGCGCGAGACAAAAGAAGAAAGGCTCTCGCCGTACCAATCAGATGAACAGCGGCAATCCACTGGGCCAACTCTACAACTACCTTGCGTACAAAGGTCGGCTTAAAGGCGTCACGCTGAAGATGCAGAATGAAGCTTTCAGTTCCCAATTTTGCCCTGTGTGCGGCAAATGCCACAAACCCACAGGTCGAACCTATTATTGCCGTCACTGCGGCTATATTGGGGTTCGAGACAATGTTGGTGCCACCAACCAACTGAACAAATATCACCATAATGGCAGAATGTTGGAAAATACCTTCATTCCGCCTGATGCGTTGAAGTATCTACGACCCGTCGCGTTGCGACAGAACGTAGTAGTCCGACTGACGGTCGGCACGTTGCTTAATACTACCCTCAATCCGGCGCTAACTGCTGATGCAGTAGAGGTTAATCCCTCGGTAGTGCTAGATTTTGTGGCCTAA
- the fur gene encoding ferric iron uptake transcriptional regulator, translating to MTDGNQALKKAGLKVTLPRVKILELMQGPENQHISAEDLYKKLLDMGEEIGLATVYRVLNQFDDAGIVTRHHFESGKAVFELATQEHHDHLVCLTCGKVMEFTDEVIERRQKEIASKHNIKLTNHSLYLYGVSTDGKCDHGEE from the coding sequence ATGACAGATGGAAATCAGGCACTAAAAAAAGCTGGATTGAAAGTCACCCTGCCTCGGGTCAAGATCCTCGAACTGATGCAGGGTCCAGAAAATCAGCACATCAGTGCTGAAGATCTGTATAAAAAATTGCTGGACATGGGTGAAGAGATAGGACTGGCGACGGTTTATCGAGTGCTAAACCAGTTTGATGATGCTGGTATTGTGACACGCCACCATTTTGAAAGCGGTAAAGCAGTCTTCGAACTGGCAACCCAAGAGCATCATGATCATCTGGTATGTCTGACATGCGGTAAAGTGATGGAATTTACTGACGAAGTGATAGAACGCCGTCAAAAAGAGATTGCCAGCAAACATAATATTAAACTGACCAACCACAGCTTGTATCTTTACGGTGTCAGTACCGATGGTAAATGCGATCACGGCGAAGAGTAA